The proteins below are encoded in one region of Ostrinia nubilalis chromosome 3, ilOstNubi1.1, whole genome shotgun sequence:
- the LOC135087747 gene encoding large neutral amino acids transporter small subunit 2 isoform X2 produces the protein MSPAMSSKHDYNRSVAASLIIWLVCGLLSTLGALCYAELGTSITRSGGDYAYIYTAFGPLPAFLRMWIALLIIRPTTQAIVALTFGHYVVKPFFPECSPPQDAVKLLAAVCLCILTAINCISVRWTMRIQDVFTTSKLLALVVIIISGIYYLCAGHTENFEKPFEGDYSAGKVALAFYSGLFAFGGWNYLNFVTEELQDPYKNLPRAIWIAMPMVTIIYVMANMAYFAVVSKGEMMTNAAVAVVFGDRLFGGWRWLIPVFVALSTFGGVNGVLFTSARLFATGAQEGHMPAFFTLFHVNRQTPIPSLIFTCLFSLLMLTTSNVFDLINYFSQTLWLSVGASVVGMLWLRRTKPDIPRPIKVNIIIPYVFLIAIACLVIIPAITQPKDTAIGLAILLSGIPVYYLCVRWKDKPNSYHSFSGCILRFLQKLCSCIYVDSSEKLADS, from the exons ATCGGTAGCTGCTTCCTTGATAATATGGCTTGTCTGTGGACTTCTTTCCACTCTAGGAGCTCTCTGCTACGCCGAGCTCGGGACTTCCATCACCAGATCGGGTGGCGACTACGCGTACATCTATACAGCCTTCGGGCCGCTCCCGGCGTTTCTTAGGATGTGGATAGCGCTGCTCATCATCAGGCCGACGACACAGGCCATTGTGGCGCTGACCTTCGGGCATTACGTCGTGAAGCCGTTCTTCCCTGAATGCAGCCCGCCTCAGGACGCTGTCAAGTTACTGGCTGCGGTGTGTCTAT GTATCCTGACCGCCATCAACTGCATCAGTGTACGATGGACGATGCGCATCCAAGATGTGTTCACCACTTCGAAACTCCTGGCGCTGGTGGTCATCATCATCTCTGGAATCTACTATTTGTGTGCAG GTCACACAGAGAACTTCGAAAAACCTTTCGAGGGCGACTACAGCGCGGGAAAGGTGGCACTGGCTTTCTACTCTGGCCTCTTTGCTTTCGGAGGTTGGAACTACCTCAATTTCGTCACGGAAGAACTTCAGGATCCTTACaa GAACTTGCCGCGTGCGATATGGATCGCTATGCCGATGGTGACCATTATCTACGTTATGGCCAACATGGCCTACTTCGCCGTAGTTTCGAAGGGGGAGATGATGACTAACGCTGCTGTCGCTGTG GTCTTCGGCGACCGTCTATTTGGTGGCTGGCGCTGGCTGATCCCCGTTTTCGTAGCCCTGTCGACCTTCGGAGGGGTCAACGGGGTTTTGTTCACGTCAGCTCGGCTGTTCGCGACGGGAGCGCAGGAGGGACACATGCCGGCCTTCTTCACGCTGTTCCACGTGAACAGACAGACGCCTATACCGTCGCTTATTTTTACT TGTCTCTTCTCCTTACTCATGTTGACGACAAGCAACGTGTTCGATCTGATCAACTACTTCTCGCAAACGCTGTGGCTGTCCGTCGGCGCTTCCGTGGTGGGTATGCTCTGGCTGCGGCGGACCAAGCCCGACATCCCGCGCCCCATCAAAGTTAACATCATCATCCCTTACGTGTTCCTCATCGCCATCGCCTGCCTAGTGATTATCCCAGCTATCACCCAGCCAAAGGACACCGCCATCGGCCTCGCCATTCTCCTCTCAGGAATACCCGTATACTACCTCTGCGTTCGGTGGAAGGACAAACCTAACTCCTACCACTCCTTCTCCGGCTGCATACTCAGGTTCCTACAGAAACTCTGCTCATGCATCTACGTCGACTCCTCCGAAAAACTCGCCgatagttaa
- the LOC135087747 gene encoding large neutral amino acids transporter small subunit 2 isoform X1 — translation MGEESQASDGKVVLKRKITLFNGVGIIIGTIIGSGIFISPTGVFLNTGSVAASLIIWLVCGLLSTLGALCYAELGTSITRSGGDYAYIYTAFGPLPAFLRMWIALLIIRPTTQAIVALTFGHYVVKPFFPECSPPQDAVKLLAAVCLCILTAINCISVRWTMRIQDVFTTSKLLALVVIIISGIYYLCAGHTENFEKPFEGDYSAGKVALAFYSGLFAFGGWNYLNFVTEELQDPYKNLPRAIWIAMPMVTIIYVMANMAYFAVVSKGEMMTNAAVAVVFGDRLFGGWRWLIPVFVALSTFGGVNGVLFTSARLFATGAQEGHMPAFFTLFHVNRQTPIPSLIFTCLFSLLMLTTSNVFDLINYFSQTLWLSVGASVVGMLWLRRTKPDIPRPIKVNIIIPYVFLIAIACLVIIPAITQPKDTAIGLAILLSGIPVYYLCVRWKDKPNSYHSFSGCILRFLQKLCSCIYVDSSEKLADS, via the exons ATCGGTAGCTGCTTCCTTGATAATATGGCTTGTCTGTGGACTTCTTTCCACTCTAGGAGCTCTCTGCTACGCCGAGCTCGGGACTTCCATCACCAGATCGGGTGGCGACTACGCGTACATCTATACAGCCTTCGGGCCGCTCCCGGCGTTTCTTAGGATGTGGATAGCGCTGCTCATCATCAGGCCGACGACACAGGCCATTGTGGCGCTGACCTTCGGGCATTACGTCGTGAAGCCGTTCTTCCCTGAATGCAGCCCGCCTCAGGACGCTGTCAAGTTACTGGCTGCGGTGTGTCTAT GTATCCTGACCGCCATCAACTGCATCAGTGTACGATGGACGATGCGCATCCAAGATGTGTTCACCACTTCGAAACTCCTGGCGCTGGTGGTCATCATCATCTCTGGAATCTACTATTTGTGTGCAG GTCACACAGAGAACTTCGAAAAACCTTTCGAGGGCGACTACAGCGCGGGAAAGGTGGCACTGGCTTTCTACTCTGGCCTCTTTGCTTTCGGAGGTTGGAACTACCTCAATTTCGTCACGGAAGAACTTCAGGATCCTTACaa GAACTTGCCGCGTGCGATATGGATCGCTATGCCGATGGTGACCATTATCTACGTTATGGCCAACATGGCCTACTTCGCCGTAGTTTCGAAGGGGGAGATGATGACTAACGCTGCTGTCGCTGTG GTCTTCGGCGACCGTCTATTTGGTGGCTGGCGCTGGCTGATCCCCGTTTTCGTAGCCCTGTCGACCTTCGGAGGGGTCAACGGGGTTTTGTTCACGTCAGCTCGGCTGTTCGCGACGGGAGCGCAGGAGGGACACATGCCGGCCTTCTTCACGCTGTTCCACGTGAACAGACAGACGCCTATACCGTCGCTTATTTTTACT TGTCTCTTCTCCTTACTCATGTTGACGACAAGCAACGTGTTCGATCTGATCAACTACTTCTCGCAAACGCTGTGGCTGTCCGTCGGCGCTTCCGTGGTGGGTATGCTCTGGCTGCGGCGGACCAAGCCCGACATCCCGCGCCCCATCAAAGTTAACATCATCATCCCTTACGTGTTCCTCATCGCCATCGCCTGCCTAGTGATTATCCCAGCTATCACCCAGCCAAAGGACACCGCCATCGGCCTCGCCATTCTCCTCTCAGGAATACCCGTATACTACCTCTGCGTTCGGTGGAAGGACAAACCTAACTCCTACCACTCCTTCTCCGGCTGCATACTCAGGTTCCTACAGAAACTCTGCTCATGCATCTACGTCGACTCCTCCGAAAAACTCGCCgatagttaa